TACGTGAGTTTAGCGCGGAAAGAGGAACAAGCCGCCCTCAAGACCTTCGGTCACGCCTACCGCATTTACCTGGCGCGCACGCCGGCATTCCTGCGCTGAGAGGTATCACACTTACTAGACAAGGAATCGGTGATCCCGCCATTCCGTCAAACCCTGAGCCGCCGGGGTCAACAACCGGTCGCGCAAACTTTTCTTGCGTTGATAGGTAAGTTCGTACAGATCCGCCTTGTTGGCTGCTTCCTTCAGGTAATCGTCGCTGGTGCGTATGGCGTCCACCAGTTTTAACGCCAGCGCCTGGACCCCATACCAATGTTCGCCGGTGGAAACCTTATCGATATCCACCGTGCCGCGATGGTCCCGGACAAAGGCCTTGAACAAGGCGTGGGTCTCCTCGATATCGTCCCGGAACTTGGCGCGGCCTTTATCGGTATTTTCACCGAACATGGTCAGGGTGCGTTTATATTCTCCCGCCGTGATGAGCTCAAATTCAATATCGTGGTTCTTAAGCATGCGGTTGAAGTTCGGAAGTTGGCCGACAACGCCGATGGAGCCGACGACGGCGAAGGGCGCCGCGATGATCTGATCAGCCACGCAAGCCATCATATAACCGCCGCTGGCCGCGACCTTGTCGACGCACACCGTTAGCGGGACCCCCCGTTCTTTGATTCGTTGGAGCTGGGACGCCGCAAGCCCGTAGCTATGCACCAAACCCCCGGGGCTTTCCAACAGCACCACGACCTCGTCGCGTTCCGTCGCCAACATGAGCGCCGCCGTGATTTCCTCGCGCAAGGCCGCTACCGCTAAAGCGCGCGGATCGCCGTGAAAGCGCAGCACAAACACGCGCTTCTTGAAGGCGTGTTGGGTGAGTAGTTTTTCCCCCTGCTTCTTTTTGGCCTTGAATTCCTTGAGCGCCTGTTTAAAAGCGCGCCGTGGTAACATGGCCGACTTTAATGTCAGAGCCATGGTTTCGTACCGGTCATTAAGGTACTTGACCTCCAGGCGTTCCTCGTGACTCGCTCGACTGCGTTGAATTATGAACACAATGAAAATAGACACGCCGATCAGAAGAACGAGGACGGTGATCAGTTTGGCGGAGAAGAGCCCGTATTCAGACAAAAAATCCATGGGGTGCGCTCCTGAATGTTGAGGTTTTTGGCCGGCTGGCCTACGAAGTTCCCCGTGGTACACGCTGGCTCCGAAATGCTTGACGTCGCCGAGAGAGCACCGCGGAACACCCGCGAAAGAGGATCATAGCAAATGTCCGTCGGCTCGCCATTTGAAACTTATTCCCGGCGGTTGTAGCACAAGGGCTCGTACCCTTTGGCACAGGACTGTGACTTCAAGCCATCTTTCGGTTCCATTTTTGTTTCTCATCTTGGCGGTCCGGCCGCTTGACGCAGCCTCGGAACCGCCCCCTTACGGCACCGAAGCAGTGGCCCGGCGCATCGATATCGGCGGCCGTTATCTTAATATCGCCTGCCTTGGGCAGGGCCGGCCGACGGTCATCCTGGACCATGCGCTCGGCGGCTCGTCACTAGACTGGCGTCACGTTCAACGCGGGCTCGCCTCGACGACGCGCGTATGCAGTTACGACCGCGCGGGATACGGCCACAGCGACGCCGGACCCGGGCCCCGCACGAGCAGCCGGATCGCATCCGAGCTACGCACCTTGTTGGACCGCGCGGAAATGCCCCCGCCTTACCTATTGGCCGGCCATTCGTTCGGCGGGTACAACATGCGTGCATTCGCGAATCTCTTTCCGGATGAAACGGCGGGGCTGGTGCTCGTCGATTCACCGCATGAGGAGCAAGCGGATAGGTTCTTTCAAATCGAAGCGATGCGCCGCTTGGATCCTCACGGTTCGCTCCAATATCTGTGGGAGTCCGAGATTCTCGGTTCCTTGTCGGCTATCGACCTGAAGCCATTCGCGAGGCTCCTCGGTGCCCGCTCGGCTTCAATGCAAGCGATATTCAGCGAAATCGCCGGGTTCGCGGAAAGCAGCCGGGAGCTTCGCTCGTATCCCAACGACAAGGTACCCGTCGTGGTCATAGCCCGCGGCCGGCGGGTACTCGCGGGCGGGACGCTTAGCGATCAACTGGAAGATCAGTGGCTTTCCCTGCAAAAGGATCTAGCATCCCGTTTCAAACACCATCGCTTCATCGTTGCGGAGCGCAGCGGTCATATGATTCCTTTGGAGCAGCCCGACCTGGTCATCGATGCGATTAAACGCTTGATCCTTGAACACCGGCCGTAGACACCCTCGCTACCTTGGCTTCAGTCACCTAGGCGTTGAACGTACATGCAAACCCAGTGCAAGCATCCGCCTGATGACACCACCGAAAACGCCCGCGGCGAGCGCGCATCGCAGCGGGTTCTAACTCTAACCGCAGCGATGACTGTCGTCGAGGTCACCGCTGGCATGGCCTACGGATCCATGTCCCTGCTCGCCGACGGTTGGCACATGGCGACACACGCGGCCGCTCTCCGAATTACCGCGTTCGCATACCGATTCGCGCGCCGCCATGCCGCCGACCAGCGCTATACTTTCGGTACGGGTAAAATCGGCGTCCTCGCGGGTTTTGCCAGCGCTGTCGCCCTCTTGGTTGTTACAGCCGTGCTTGCTGCGGAATGCATCTTGAGGTTAATCGAACCAACGCCGATTCGATTCACCGAAGCAATACTCGTAGCGGCGCTCGGCTTAGGGGTCAATCTGGTGTGCGCCCATTTTCTAAGCGATCCTCCGAGTCACGATCATAATCTTCGCGCCGCTTACCTACATGTGCTCGCCGACGCGCTCACTTCGGTACTCGCGATTGTCGCACTGCTGACGGGAAAAATGTTCGGGTGGATCTGGATGGACCCCTTGATGGGGATCGCGGCCGCCGC
The genomic region above belongs to Pseudomonadota bacterium and contains:
- the sohB gene encoding protease SohB, with protein sequence MDFLSEYGLFSAKLITVLVLLIGVSIFIVFIIQRSRASHEERLEVKYLNDRYETMALTLKSAMLPRRAFKQALKEFKAKKKQGEKLLTQHAFKKRVFVLRFHGDPRALAVAALREEITAALMLATERDEVVVLLESPGGLVHSYGLAASQLQRIKERGVPLTVCVDKVAASGGYMMACVADQIIAAPFAVVGSIGVVGQLPNFNRMLKNHDIEFELITAGEYKRTLTMFGENTDKGRAKFRDDIEETHALFKAFVRDHRGTVDIDKVSTGEHWYGVQALALKLVDAIRTSDDYLKEAANKADLYELTYQRKKSLRDRLLTPAAQGLTEWRDHRFLV
- a CDS encoding alpha/beta hydrolase, with amino-acid sequence MFLILAVRPLDAASEPPPYGTEAVARRIDIGGRYLNIACLGQGRPTVILDHALGGSSLDWRHVQRGLASTTRVCSYDRAGYGHSDAGPGPRTSSRIASELRTLLDRAEMPPPYLLAGHSFGGYNMRAFANLFPDETAGLVLVDSPHEEQADRFFQIEAMRRLDPHGSLQYLWESEILGSLSAIDLKPFARLLGARSASMQAIFSEIAGFAESSRELRSYPNDKVPVVVIARGRRVLAGGTLSDQLEDQWLSLQKDLASRFKHHRFIVAERSGHMIPLEQPDLVIDAIKRLILEHRP
- a CDS encoding cation diffusion facilitator family transporter; translated protein: MQTQCKHPPDDTTENARGERASQRVLTLTAAMTVVEVTAGMAYGSMSLLADGWHMATHAAALRITAFAYRFARRHAADQRYTFGTGKIGVLAGFASAVALLVVTAVLAAECILRLIEPTPIRFTEAILVAALGLGVNLVCAHFLSDPPSHDHNLRAAYLHVLADALTSVLAIVALLTGKMFGWIWMDPLMGIAAAALITRWGIQLLREACTILLDIAPDREMLAAIRRAIESDHSARITDLHVWNISPRRLAALVSIESRKAQPAAYYRSLLSPFGGLSHVTIEVNKHRDDQA